The genomic segment ACGGCGGTCCGGACGGCCTCCGAACCCGCAGCGAATGCCGCGCCGCCGCGTTCGCCGATCGTCGGCGACGCGCCCGATGCCGGTAGGACCGCGCCGAGCGCATCCGCCCGGTCCGGCGAAACGGCCGGTGCCGCCGCCGCCGCTCCGGCCGCCGCGGCGCCCGTGGCGACGGTCGCGATCGAGCCGGTGCCACTCCCGGAGGTCTCCGTGCCGCGCGCCGCCGGTTCACCCGTTTCGGCGGCCGCGTCGCCCGGCGATCGGCCCGCCGTCGCCGCCGGCGCGACGTCGTCCGCCGCCGAAGACGCGGAGCGCCCGACCGTCGCCGGCGCTGCTCCCACGGCGACGGAGGGAACGGCCGCGCCGGTCCGTGCGGACGCCGGCCGCGCGTCCGCCCCGGTGACGACGCCGATTTCGGCCGCCTCCGCCAGTGTTTCGGGCGAGTCGGTCGCGATCGCTTCGACGATCGGCCCGTCGGCGGCCGCCGCATCGGCCGCGTCGGCCGCGCGCGTCGCCACGGCGGCGGGTGCCGCGCCTGCGTCGACGGACGCCGCCGTCGCGGCTATCGCGGAAGCTCCCCTGTCCGAGGGGGCCGCGGGCGTTCGCCTTGCGCGGACGTCCGACGTCGCCGCCCCGGGCACGGAGCCGGCCGCGGAGGAGGTCGGCACGGCCGGCCGGGCACCGACGGGCAGCATCGCGAACGATGGCACGGCTGTGGTGCAGGGCGACGCGGCCGACGGGCCCGCGGCGGTGCGGACGCGGACGTCCGAGCTCGCGGCTCCGGTCCCGGGCGTCGCGCAGCGCAAGGAAGATTCGGCCACGGCCGCACGGGCATCGACGGGTCTCGCCGCGAACGACGGCGCGGCTCGGGCGGAGGGCGTCGTGCCCGACGCTCTCGTGCCGGTGAGGACGTCGACGACCGGCGCGATCGCCGCCGATTCCGGATCCGATGCGTCCGCGTCCGCTTCGACGGGGCGGAACGCCTTCTTGCCGGTCACCGGTTCGGTGCAGCCTTCCGAGGGCGATGCGGCCGGGTCGGTGGCGACGGCGCGGGCCGATGCCGCCACGCCGACGGGCGCGGCGAGCGGGCTTGCCGCCGGCGCGACCTCCGCGCCCGCGACGACCTCGGCGATCACCACGGCTTCCGTCGCCGAGATGCTCGGTGCAGTTCCGACCTCGACCGGCGCGGCGCGCGCCGCCGCCCTGGTCGAACGGCAGGTGCGCGCGGCCGGCATCGCGACCGGTGGCGCACCGCTGCCGAGCGTCGCGATCGCGGCGGCGAGGCTGGCCGTGTCGAATGCCGGCGGTGGCGCGGGTGGCGTCGCTTCGGCTGCGCGCGATGCCGGGTCGGCGCCGCAGGTCTCGCCCGCCGCCGGGGCCGTGCCGAACCCGCCGGTTTCCGGCGAGGTCGCGCCGACGGCGGCACCGGCCGCCGCATCCGGCTCTGTCCCGACCGCGTCGTCCGGCGCGAGCGCCGCTGCTGCGGCGCGTCCGAGCGCTCCGCCTCCGCCGGTGTCGGGCGAGGTCGTGTCGACGGCGGCACCGGCCGCCGCGTCCGGCTCTGCCCCGACCGCGTCGACCGGCGCGAGCGCCGCTGCTGCGGCGGGCCCGAGCGCGCCGCGTTCGCCGGTGTCGGGCGAGGTCGTGTCGACGGCGGCATCGGCCGCCGCGCCCGCCGCCGCCCCGACCGTGTCGGCCGGCGCGAGCGCCGCCCCGGCCGCGGTTCCGGCGGACGCGCTCGCCACCGCCGTGGCGGTTCCGAACGTGCCGCCCGCGCCGATGTCTGGCGAGGGCGCCGCGACGGCGTCGACACCCGCCGACGTATCGTCCGCCGTGCCGGGTAGCTCGTCCACGACGACGGTCGATCCCGAGGTTCCGCCGGCCGGCCCCGGGCGGTCGACCGCGACCCCGTCGGCCGGCGCCGCCGCTCCGTCCGCGGCTCCCGCCGCGGCGGACGCCCCGGCCGCGCCGACTGCGCCGGTCGCTTCTCCGCGTTCCGATCCGGCCGTGGGCGCGGCGATCGCGGCGCGAACCGCCGCGGATGCGGCAACCGATCTCGTCTCCTCGCCGACGCCGCGGGTCGGGAGCGCCCGACCGGCGAATGTCGCGGCGCCCGCGCCGGCCGGTGCGCGAACTCCTGCGGACGCGCGCGGCGATGCCGGCACCGACACGATCGCCGCCCCGGCGGCGGACACGCCGTCGGCGCGGGCCGCGACCGTGGCCGTCGGGCTCGGCGCGGGCTCCTCCGCGCCCGCCACCGGATCGGCGGTCGGCAGTGCGGCCCCGGTTGCAACGCGCGGCGCCGAGGCGGGTCCGCCGACACCGTCGGCGTCGGCGGGCGCCGGCGCGGCCGTGTTCGCCCGGGGCATCGAGGACGCGGCGCGGCCGACACCGTCCACCTCCGTCGCCGCGGGCGCTGCCGCGACGCCGACCGCTTCGACCGCCGCCGCCGCGTCTCCGGCCGCCGCCGGTGCGACGGCCGTGGGATCCGCCACGACGACGACGACGACGCTCGCGGCCGCGGGCCCGGGCCCGTCCACGCGGGCTTCGACGGCTCCGGCCGCCGCCGTGACGACGGCTGCGACGTCCGCCACGGCGGCGACGAGTGCGTCCCCCGCCATCTCGGCTGCTCCGGCGGCCGCCGCGACCACGGGTGGGACGTCCACGACCGCGGCGACCATCGCTGCCGCGGCGTCGAACGTGTCGACGCCCGGTTCCGCTGCTCCGGGCGTTTCCACGGCTCGGCCCGCGTCGGCGTCCTCCTCGGCGGCAGGGGGCGGGCCCTCGGCCTCGCCTGCCGCGGCGTCGACGGACTCCGCCGCTTCCGACGCGTCGGCCCGGCCGGCCGCGACGCCGGCCGCTCCCGTGCTCGAGGTCCGGGCCGCTGCCGCCGTGGTCGAAGCCGATGCGCCCGCGGATCTGCCGCCCGTCGCACGGCCGGCCACGCCGGCCGTCGGCGGCGATGCCGGCGCGTCGGCCGACGGACGCACCGAGGCTGCGGCCGCGCCATCCGCCCGCGCTCCGGTCGCCGAAGCCGCCGACCGCGTCCTCCGCGACGCGCCGACGCGTGCCGCCGGATCCGCCGCCGACACGGACGTCGCCGCACCCGTCGGCGAACGGGCGACCGCCGCGACCGACGGTGTACGCGGTGCCCCGGCGCAGACCGCGAACCTTACGGATGCGGTCACGCCTTCCGCGCCGGCAATGGCTCCCGCCACGGCAACACCGGGCGCGACTCCGACCGTCGCCGGCGCGGTTCCGACGCCCGTGGCGGGCGCTCCGAGCGACACCGTGGCCACGTCGGA from the Oharaeibacter diazotrophicus genome contains:
- a CDS encoding flagellar hook-length control protein FliK; this encodes MRHPLVVANGATRDIVAPRAGDLQGPRGSAGRQLLPGLRQSRPGEAPAGATHLGRKRGKIKSAPGFSGLARRLRRPGVEFRPKMALDSSALALFPTLTPAVAAGRAAEPAASDEGDAAILFAGFLADAGRPTDAAPPAEPIAPAEPAEPVPAALAPERAAGTVDAGALLGAAEALDAPAEVDAAVPTSPSADATPPERPESGPAPRREPGRSEASAAVSAGAPAVDAPSDEARPLAGPATSPRTAERFAITGDTGVSDDLAADGDAPDGTRDVSGDATAAVTGSSTATGPVAAVSPLAVVPVPTATDAGIAEIAEAREGAPRPAAPAAPTIPAFPAAGTDAAEGATVPATIPANPTRPTGASVEAAAAPAGGGPAPSGQGAAAASAPAANRPVAAAATPVTNGTGAKAAGPVAAATPDVAAHASTADVPGATAVPSAARADAAPSLASRPEPTDPAAAATAPVTTRSSGAPAAVLVGAVTAPRTTTDIAAAARPVIATEGVGVAVVRGFAPATGPNPAAAIDRSAAPRVPAGSEASSMDAAAARPAVAAVPSDAEMQAAGPAAEARATGAATPGRGPDAPVVAERAAPAVAAAAVVADAARPGVSTSPAEAPVVAADAAATGAGRGVGAAADAAPTTAVRTASEPAANAAPPRSPIVGDAPDAGRTAPSASARSGETAGAAAAAPAAAAPVATVAIEPVPLPEVSVPRAAGSPVSAAASPGDRPAVAAGATSSAAEDAERPTVAGAAPTATEGTAAPVRADAGRASAPVTTPISAASASVSGESVAIASTIGPSAAAASAASAARVATAAGAAPASTDAAVAAIAEAPLSEGAAGVRLARTSDVAAPGTEPAAEEVGTAGRAPTGSIANDGTAVVQGDAADGPAAVRTRTSELAAPVPGVAQRKEDSATAARASTGLAANDGAARAEGVVPDALVPVRTSTTGAIAADSGSDASASASTGRNAFLPVTGSVQPSEGDAAGSVATARADAATPTGAASGLAAGATSAPATTSAITTASVAEMLGAVPTSTGAARAAALVERQVRAAGIATGGAPLPSVAIAAARLAVSNAGGGAGGVASAARDAGSAPQVSPAAGAVPNPPVSGEVAPTAAPAAASGSVPTASSGASAAAAARPSAPPPPVSGEVVSTAAPAAASGSAPTASTGASAAAAAGPSAPRSPVSGEVVSTAASAAAPAAAPTVSAGASAAPAAVPADALATAVAVPNVPPAPMSGEGAATASTPADVSSAVPGSSSTTTVDPEVPPAGPGRSTATPSAGAAAPSAAPAAADAPAAPTAPVASPRSDPAVGAAIAARTAADAATDLVSSPTPRVGSARPANVAAPAPAGARTPADARGDAGTDTIAAPAADTPSARAATVAVGLGAGSSAPATGSAVGSAAPVATRGAEAGPPTPSASAGAGAAVFARGIEDAARPTPSTSVAAGAAATPTASTAAAASPAAAGATAVGSATTTTTTLAAAGPGPSTRASTAPAAAVTTAATSATAATSASPAISAAPAAAATTGGTSTTAATIAAAASNVSTPGSAAPGVSTARPASASSSAAGGGPSASPAAASTDSAASDASARPAATPAAPVLEVRAAAAVVEADAPADLPPVARPATPAVGGDAGASADGRTEAAAAPSARAPVAEAADRVLRDAPTRAAGSAADTDVAAPVGERATAATDGVRGAPAQTANLTDAVTPSAPAMAPATATPGATPTVAGAVPTPVAGAPSDTVATSERPSAVDAAPVAPTPTTAPGRTAPAVPTPAAVPVAGSNGTAPALSDGQEGAASPPPAAAGATTDGPVADRDAGERRGEARRAQVAAPASAERPAAQPSQPRPITTPAEAAATVAAAVPAVADTATTETTTAAAGAGVTGEAAAVAGRQAATTTARPSTATTDTAQQRSAVLQRPGAAQAIATELPAIAVKAAQGVSAAASAFAARLRGERKAEGEAAGDTTAANALPLPVQQPTAAAVQTAAATGGHFVARHVPVHRVGAEIAKAAEAGGDSIEISLDPVDLGRVDVRLEFGDKGEARAHLAVDRPETLELLTRDQRQIERSLRDAGFDARDGAVSMSLRQNGGDGNGQAQRQYQAFEQSRGAGGASRSNDADVGAAPVADVHRPRRDALVDLRL